The following is a genomic window from Prevotella nigrescens.
TGTTGCTTAATCTAAGGAAACACTTCAAGTAATGAGCCGAATTCTGACGAATGTACAATCGGCATGTGGCTATTACGACGATGCTAAAAAGTTGCATGCAAACTACATAGCCTTGCATCGAAAGATGAAAAGACGCACCATCGCCTACAAATAACAGAAATAAAGAGGTGCTTGCCTTGCTTTATATAAATATAACAATGAAAAGATTAGTTATCCTTTTAGTATTGACAGTCCTGTATAACATCTCTTCTGCTTCGACTAAAGGCAAGATAATAGAGCAAAAGAGATTGTACTTTGGGAAAAATGCAGACTACTATGTAATTGCAAAAGAAAACGGGAAAGGTGGCGGAGATGTTCCGCAGTGTGGTCCGATTGATATTATACTGAAGAAAGGAAAGAGGGAAATATCGCGTTTCCAGTCTTTTCCTATATGGTACAATTGTCCCTTAGACGGTTTTCTCGGTATCACTGTCAAAGGTCGTTACTTCACAATAGAAGACTCTTATTGCGACATAGCCGACCGAGTATATACCTTTACTACATTCAGATACGATGCTACGAAGAAAGAGTTTGTGCTGCATCGGTACGGAGAAAGCTATATAGACAGCCGTGAACCTGAACGAGATATACCCGAAAAGTCGTACTTGGTAACAGAGTATATACCTTTCCAAAAGGTAACAGCCGAACTGTTGCTGGGTCTAAAAAAGAATTTCAAGTAATCGAAATAACATATAAGAGTTCTCTCAAATGGATATACTATATATAAATAAGGAGAAAATACTCTGTAACTTCGAGGAATTGAGCAACGTATGGGACGCTTCGGCAAATATATCTCTGTGCCTTGACATTCAAATACCAGACTTTGAACTTATCGTTACTGAATTATTGAAGAAGCCATCAAACGACTTAGCCTATAGCATTCTGTCGGAAATGGCAGAAAAGAACGGTTTAGACGAAAGATTGATGCGCTTGATTTATGAGCAAGGGGACAAGGCTTGCAAGGTAGCAATCAGTCTTCGGAACGACTTGCCAATGGATTTGAAAGTCAAATGTGCAGACTCCAATGATGCAGACGTCAGAGAACATTACTTCAATATGCCATGATTTGTATTAAACGAAAGAAACTATGAAAGTATCTAAACAGGAAATTGAAGCTGTAACAGCACTCTCCCCAGAGGAGCGTTATGGCTATTTCATAAAACGAATATGCGATTGGGAGCAGGTGTGGGGGCTGTTTGAAGACGACTGCATTGTACTGAACGAGGCTAAGAATGGTAAGCTGTATGTGCTTTTGTTCCCATTTGAAGACTTTGCTTCGCACTATGCGACAAACACAAAAGGTATGCAAACAACCTCATATAGGAGTTTTGATATACACAAATTCGTTGAAACAATCATGAAAAAGTTGCAGGCAAACAACGTTAGCAATGCTTTGGTCTTCCCCGTACCCCATGGTTATGGACTGAACGTTACGATGGAAGAGATTGTCGAGGACATAAAAAACGAGTTGAAGAATTACGAATAAAATATATGAAGCAAACCATTATAAAGAAATTGAGTGTCTTCTCTAACGAAAATCCTACATTATTGGGCAGCATTGCAACCAACAAGCAAATTGAAAATGCCAAAAAGATACTTCGTGTAACAATGAACGAAGACTACAAAGAGTTTATTCTGAATTTCGGAGGTTCGTATGCTAGTATGGCAAAAAACACCCTTTTGCAAAGCCATAATGCTTGTAAATACTCATCTTCTCAGGAACTCTAAAGATCAGGAAAACACCTTTTGCACTACAAAACCCACTGTTTTATAACGCAAAAACCACCCTTTCACCCTGCAAAAACCACTGTTTTGCATTGCGAAACAGGCGTGTTCGCAATACGCAGACATACAGATGGTTATACAAACACATAGTGGGAGAAAAATGTTTACATGTTGATTGTCGTCCATTGGGTATATAACTTCCATGGGAACGGCAATAAAAAAGGTCTTCGAACGCAGGTTCCATGCATTCGAAGACCTTATTCCGCTATGCTGACAGCAATTTAATTCAATGGATAACAGGCTGTTTCGCCAGCATATTTGCCTGCATTGCCTACTTTCTTTTTATTTCTCTGCAGACTCGGGAGCCTTACCAATGAGGTCCATAAACTGGTCGAGCTTAGGCGTAATGATAATTTGTGTACGGCGGTTGCGCTGCTTTCCAAGTTCCGTATTGTTGGTTGCAATAGGATTGAACTCGCCACGTCCACCTGCAGTCAGGCGCTTTGGGTCTACACCGAAGTGAGATTGCAAGTACTGTGCAACCGATGATGCACGCAAACAAGAGAGGTCCCAGTTGTTACGAATGTTCTTCATCTGTGCACTTTGTGCGTTTACTGGAACGTTGTCGGTATTACCTTCAATCAGTACATCGTAGTCTCTGTAGTCGGTAATAATTTTTGCAATCTTGCTAAGGGTCTGTTCTGCACGGTCGTTTACTTCGTACGAACCACTCTTATAGAGCATATTGTCTGCCAAAGATATATATACAACACCCTTCAACACCTGAACATCAACCTCTTTAAGTTCCTCCTTGCTGAGGCTGCGTGTAAGGTTGTTGGTGAGAACGAGGTTGAGCGAGTCGCTCTTAGTCTTCACTTCTACAAGGTGTCGGATATATTGGTTACTCTCATTGATTTGGTCTACCAACTTCGAAATATTGATATTGTTTGAATTGGCATTGTTCAAACTCTGGTCAAGACTACTCTGCAAGGCTGCTGCACTTGCCTTTGCTTGTGCCAATTGGTCTTCCAAGCTCTTTATCCGGGCATTGTTTGCTGCAATCGTTTCCTTTGCGTTCTGATACTCACTCGATAGTCTTTGATTCTCCGATTGGCAGTTTTGCAAATCTTTCTTGCTGGCGCAACCTGTCATCAACAGTGCACCTGCACACAAGGTTAATACTAAAAGGTTCTTTTTCATATTGCTATAGTTTTTTAATTTATACTTATGACATTCGTTTTATCCGCATATAACGGACGCAGACTTATTGCACCTGCTTATTGTACAAAGGTATTCATTTAAAAGCAGATACCCACAAAAGTAAGAAAGCTTTATGTTATTTTAAGCGAGTTTAAGCATTTTCAAAGTAAAAATGCTTGTTTTCCCTATTCTATAGGCTCTATCTTAGGTTCTTTTACATCGGAAGGCGCCGCGCCATTGTCGTTCGTTTCCTCTTTAGTAGCGGGCGGTGGTGTAGACGAAACATCGATAGGTTCCGGCTCCGGTATGCCTTTTACACCATTGTTTGCATCTTCTGTTTCTACATAATCTACCTTTTTGTTCTCTTTTACTTCAACCTCCTTCGCTTCTTCTCTGGTCAATACAGGTATTTTCGACGTAGTATCGATACCTATCACCGTGCCCGACATGTCTACTTCGTACTTGCGTGGTGGCGCCATGTCGCGTGTTGCCATAAGTATCGACAGCAATAGCGAGCCTCCAAAAAGTATTCCCGCACAAACAGCAACGGGCTTGGTGTACGTAGGTTTCTTATTTTTCTGTGAGTTCATAAGCGCATTTCAGAATAAAAAACGTATGCGAAAGCAAAGTTACATCTACTGTACAAAAGTACTTAAAATATACAATATTGCCAAAGGAAAGTATAAAATGCTATTGTTTATTCTTATTTATCTGATGTTCGGAAACTGCATCGCTTGCTTTATTGAGTGCTTTTCCAACATTATCTCCAAACTTTTTACCAGCCTCGCTTACTTTTCTTAAGAACTTCTTTCCATTCTTTTCTGCCTTGCCGGCAATTCTTCCGATGGCAGCGGACTCTCGTTCCATAAACTGTTCCATGCCGTCGCCTATGGTGCTGAGACCTTGCTTTATTTTCTCTTCCGAAGTTTTCTTCCTGTACAATGTAGTATCAGCCGTATTGATATTGTTGTCGGCAGAATTGTAAGTGCGGTTTTTTGTATCCTTTCCTGTGTTTTGTTGGTTCTGCTTCTGTGTAGAAACCCGTTTCTTGGCAGGCACAGGATAGTTTAAAACGGCATTTGTCTGTGCACTAACACGTGTGCCAAATCCTATAAGAAGGAGCAGCAGCAGAGTATAGATAGTCTTTATCTTCATATCATTCTGTGAGTTTAATTTATAGAAATAACGTAGACAGCCCTATAATATTACTTTTTTACGAACAGCCTGACCACAAACCAAGCGTGTTTTGCAAGGGTCGGGAGTATGCCATAGTGCCTACACATAACTTGAAACCGTTCGTACAGCGAAGTCCGATGATGCTTTGTAGTCTGTCCTTCTTCTAAGTAATTGGCAATTACCGCATGTACATTTCTTAATAATAACCCTTCTTTTTCGCCTTCACGCATTATCTTTATGCACCAATCAATGTCGGCTGAATAACGGAAACGTGTATCGAAAGGAATCTTTTTGGCAATGTCCAATCGGGCATAAAAGGCTTGATGGCATACCAACATACCATCGCGGAACGAACGCCAAGACAGCTTTTCGGGCGGTTGCAGCCTGCGATGATATAAGAAGTTCCCTTTTTCGTCTACAATATCGGTATCTCCATATACGACGGCAGGACGCCTTTCGCCATCGCCAACCTCGGCTGCCAATGCTACTTTTTCTATTGTATCGGCAGCGGGAAAGCGGTCGCCAGCATTCAAAAACACCACATAATCGCCATTTGCACGTGCCAATCCTTTATTCATAGCATCATAAAGCCCTTTGTCCGGCTCGCTTTTTATACGAACAACATGCCCATTTTCCGCACTATCCGAAAGCTCTTTATAAGCGTCTGCAATTGCCAAAGTGTTATCGGTTGATGCTCCGTCCACGATAATATGTTCTATTGTGGGAAAGCTTTGTCGTAATACGCTATCGAGTGTAGGCTTTAATACATCGGCAGCATTATAGGTTATGGTTACTACAGAGAATGTTATCATATTTGTTTGTTGTTTGAATTGGCAAGCGCTTTCTTGTAAATATCGATGTATTGTGCTGCTACACGCGCTTGTGAATAGTTTTCCTTGACTTTTTTAATGGCGTCTGCAGAAAGTTTATCGTAGTCGGCAATGTTCAGCACCCAATAGATACCATTAGCCAAATCGGCAGAATCTTTCTGTTCAACGATATATCCATTGCGTTTATGATCTATCATTTCAGGTATTCCTCCCACTTCAAAGCCTACGCAAGGGATACCGCAAGCCATTGCTTCCATGATGGTATTGGGGAGATTATCTGATAAAGATGGAGTTACAAACACGTCAACAGCATTGTAGACATCTACTATTTGTTGTGTATCAGCCACGTATCCTAATGGAAACATCGGCAACTCGAAGTCGTTACACAATTCTTCGGCATGCCCACCGAGTACAATCACGGCTGTATTTGTTAATGTTTCAGGGTGTTGTCTCACCATTTTCTGGCATGCATCAACTAAATAACCCATACCTTTATTATGGTTTGTAACGCGTTGCGATGCGAAAAGTATCAGACGTTTATCGGCAGGCAAGCCTAATTTTTTACGTGCTTCGTTTTTATTAGTCCTGCAAAAGATATTGGAATCTATTGGGTTCGGAATACTTTCAATGATATTCTTGCCTATTAATGCACTCTTTTTTGCTTCATTTTGCAGCCATTTACTGCATGCTATATATATAATATGTGAATGTCCTTTTATTTGTTCCTTACGTCGCCACGTCCTTTTTGCAAGGTCACAACCGAAAGGAAAGGGCAGCAAACGGCATTTTTCGCAGTGCGTTTCAAACTTCCTGCAGTCCAATGTTATATGGCAAATGGCGGTGGCAGGCCATATATCGTGCATTGTCCACACAAGGGGCTTGCCTGCCTTCAGTACTTTTTCTATATTGTTGAGCGATATAAAACCTTGATTTATCCATGCTAAATGAATGACATCGGCATTCTTAAATTCTGGCAATTGCGTTATATCAGTTCCTGTATTGGCTATATCAATCGCAAAAAGATTTCGCTTTGAAAATCGCAAATGACAAAATATGCACCATCTTTCCCACAATTTGTTCCATCGTGTGCGCCAGTTGTTCTTTATAGCAAATACCGTTTTATCGTCACTCAACTTGTCCCGAACAAGCATAGATGCATCTATTCCACTTTTATTCAGTGCATCTTTTAAACGATTTGCAGCTACTGCAGCTCCGCCCGTCCGTTCACTTGTATTTACAATTAATACTCTCATTCTACTTTTTTCGTATTACAAAGATAAGAGTTTTCGGCGAAACAACGGAAAGAAGACTCAAAGAATGGCATAAAAGTTAGATTACAGCAGATTATATTGCCCGAATAAACAAGTTTATTACCACTTTGAAGAGCTGTATCAACACTGTTTTAGTCCACTCTAACTTGGCACCTACATCGTGTTAAACACATAATCCCAAAGTTGTTCAGGCATTATCATAACGTGGAAACACATTTTCCGAAACATAAAAAAAGAATAAAGAGACTTCAATCTTTTCGATAAAACAATGTGAATTATAAAGAAAAATGCTATATTTGCACCTCTCTAACGATTTTAAACAAGCAATGTCAATCGCATTATCAAGAGCTTTTGTACACTATGGACTTCATTTTCTCGCACCTTTATTGTTTGCACAATTCTTTAAACGCGAGCATAGAATGAAGGCATTTTGGATTATGTTGGCGACAATGCTTGTAGATATGGACCACTTATTGGCTACACCTATGTTTAATCCGTACCGTTGCAGCGTAGGTTTTCACCCCCTTCACTCTTATTTTATGGTAGGTATCTACGCACTTTTGTGTGTGTTGCCCTACGAAAGACTAAAATTACCGTGGTGGTTTCGCCCCATTGGAATAGGATTATTCTTTCACATGCTCACCGATTTACAAGATTTTTATTTATGGCAACAGTGGTTATAAACATGTTTAGAACTATGACACTGTGCTCCATTAAGTAACTTTCTAAAAGGATTTAATGCCCATTTGGTGCTTTCATCTCTTTTTCGTACTTTTGCAATAATAAAATGTAAGGACTATGATACTATCAATGACAGGCTACGGCAAAGCTGTCGTAACCTACAAGGAAAAGAAAATAAACGTTGAAATAAAGTCGCTAAACAGCAAGAACTTCGATCTTTCAACTCGTATTGCTCCTTTATATAGAGAAAAGGAAATGGAGATAAGGCAAACTCTTGCCAGTTTGTTGGAACGCGGCAAAGTAGATTTCTCGCTTTGGATAGAGAAAGATGCTGTATTAGACGCAACACCTATTAATGCGCAATTGGTAAAGAACTACTATCAACAAATAAAGAACATAGCAGCAGAAATAGGCATTCCGGAACCTGCAGAATGGTTTCCTACATTGCTGCACTTACCCGATGTTACAACAAAAACCGAGATTGAAATACTCGACGAAGAAGAATGGGAAGTTACAAAACAAGCTATCAATAATGCAGTAGAAAACCTTATAGACTTCCGTAAACAGGAAGGAACTGCACTTGAACGTAAGTTCCACGAAAAGATTAATAACATAGAAGCGCTTTTAAAAAGCATAGAACCTTATGAAGAAAGCCGAGTTCCAAAGATAAAAGAAAAAATTATAGAGGGATTGGAGCAGGTTGCAAAAGTAGATTACGACAGAAATCGCTTGGAACAAGAACTAATTTACTATATAGAAAAATTAGACATAAACGAAGAGAAGCAACGTTTAGCGAACCATCTGAACTATTTCCGTGAAACAATGGAAGAAAAAGGACACGGAGTTGGAAAGAAATTGGGTTTCATTGCACAGGAAATGGGACGCGAAATAAATACAACTGGCTCGAAAAGTAACCAAGCCGAAATGCAGAATATCGTGGTTAAGATGAAAGATGAGCTGGAACAAATAAAAGAACAAGTGCTGAATGCACTGTAAAGAAACTACAAATGCAAGGTAAACTAATAATTTTCTCAGCCCCATCTGGAGCTGGTAAAAGCACCATTGTGCAATGGTTAATGAAAGAACACCCCGAACTTAAATTAGCTTTCTCTATAAGTTGTACAACACGGCAGCCACGCGGTACAGAGAAAGATGGAGTAGAATATATCTTTCTCAGCCCCGAAGCTTTTAAAAAGAAGATAAACGATAATGAATTTTTGGAGTACGAAGAAGTTTATACCGACCGTTTTTATGGTACCTTGAAGAGTCAGGTAAATACGCAAATGGCTAAAGGACAAAACATAATCTTCGATGTTGATGTGAAAGGCGGCTGCAACATAAAACAGTTTTATGGTGAAAAAGCATTAAGCTTGTTTATTCAACCACCTTCTATCGACGAACTTCGCAGACGTTTGGAGGAAAGACAGACCGATTCGGCAGAGGCTATAGAATACAGAATGGCAAAAGCTGAACACGAATTGACATTTGCCGATAAATTCGACTATATTATTGTGAACGACGATTTGGAGAAAGCGAAGCATGAAACCTATAAAATTATAAAACAATTCATAGAGTCGTAAGGTGCAATGAAGGTTGGAATATACGGCGGTTCGTTTAATCCTATTCATAACGGACACATAAAACTGGCTGAAGTATTCTTAAAGGAACTTGGCTTAGACGAGGTTTGGTTTATGGTTTCGCCGCAAAATCCTTTTAAAATAAACAGCAAGTTATTAGACGATACACTGCGCTTGCAATTAGTGAAGAAAGCTTTGGAAGATAAAAAGAATATGATTGCTTGCAACTACGAGTTTAGTTTACCAAAGCCTTCGTATACTTGGGACACCTTACAACGACTTTCTTCTGATTTTCCTACCAATGAATTTATTCTTCTGATAGGTGGAGACAATTGGCAAGCGTTCGACAAATGGTATCACGCAAAGGATATTTTAGAAAACTATCGCATTGCCGTTTATCCGAGAAAGAGCAGTGAAACTGCAGGAAATTGCAATTTATTTTCGACTGAAAATGTAACCTTGCTGAACATTCCTCTTGTCAATATAAGCAGCACAGATATCCGGCAACACATAAAAAATGGAGAAACTATAAAAGGATTGGTTCCTGAATGTATTGAAAATGATATAAAAATGTTTTATAATAGAATATAAAAACTATCGGAAGATGCTGACAAGCTATACAAACAAGCACACTGTTGAACGGAAATTATAATAAGATGGCAGAACAAACTTTAAAAGAAAAAACGGCAAAAGGACTCTTCTGGGGAGCATTGAACAACGGTACAATGCAGATTTTGAATGTGCTTATTGGTATTTTGTTGGCTCGTTTGCTTTCCAATGCCGATTACGGTCTAATGGGAATGCTTGCTGTTTTTACTGCTGTTGCAGGAGCCTTACAAGAAAGTGGCTTTACTTCTGCTATCGCAAATATAGAAAATCCTACGGACAACGACTATAATTCGGTGTTTTGGTTCAGCACTATTGTAAGTTGGTGCTCGTATCTGGTGCTTTTCTTTTGCGCTCCGCTAATTGCTGACTTCTTCCACCATGCAGAACTCGTAAATCTTTCTCGTTTCCTATTTGTTTCTTTGCTTTTCTCTGCCATTGGTACTGCACCAACGGCATATCTGTTCAAGAACATTATGGTAAAGGAAACAACTATCTTGCGTGTATCGTCTTTGGTAGTTTCGGGCATTGTCGGCATCGTGTTGGCACTGCAGAATTATGGTTACTGGAGCTTGGCTTGGCAGCAGGTTCTATATATAACGCTTACAAGTTTAGGGCGTTTTTTTATAATCCCTTGGCGACCTTCCTTGAAAATAAGTTTTGCTCCAATACGCAGAATGTTCTCTTTCAGCTACAAAATCTTAATTACTACTGTTGTAAACATAGTGAGCCAAAACTTACTTACATTCATTTTCGGACGCCTTTACACGGCAAATGCTGTTGGAAACTTCTCGCAAGCATTCAAATGGGACACGATGGCAAGTACAATGGTATCGGGAACTACATCGCAAGTGGCACAACCTGTATTGGCAGAAGTGAAGTCGGAAACAGAACGACAAGCAGTCGTTTTCAGGAAGATGCTACGTTTCACCGCCTTCTTAGCCTTCCCAGCCATGTTTGGTTTGAGCATGGTTGCACACGAATTTATAATTGTCCTCATATCCAACAAGTGGGCAGATAGTATTCCGCTGCTTCGCATACTTTGCATCAGTGGCGCTTTTCTGCCTTTCTACACATTATATCAGAATTTGATGATAAGCCGTGGCAAATCTGATGTATATTTATGGGTAACAACTTCGCTTATTGCAGTTCAGTTATTGCTTGTTTTGTTGTGCCATAGCAAGGGAATGGTGTTCATGGTGAGCGCTTATACAGTAGCCACAGTACTCTGGCTGTTTGTTTGGCAATATTTTGCATATCGCGAAATCTCCCTTCGCTTATACGATGTTTTGTGTGACATTACACCTTATATGGTTATTTCTGCAGCAATTATAATCGCAGTTTATTTTGCTACAAGCGGTATTCAAAATCTTATAATTCTCTTATTGACACGAATAATCTTGGCAGTTGCAGCCTACTTCATTGTCATGAAACTATTAGGTTCTAAAATGCTCGACGAATGTATTGCCTATTTGTTTCATAAAAGGATAAAACCGTGAAAGAGGAACTGTCAGATACAAGCAGATTTTGTAGCACTTGGAAAGTTGGAAACAACCCTTTCGCTTACAAATCCCAAAGAATTGTTTTCGATTTTCAGAACGTTATTTCTTTCCATTCAAATATTCCCATTTACTAAATCGTAGGATACAAAACGCACCGAGAATAGTTTACATTGAATAAAACAAATATCTCAATTGAATAGAACAGATATCTCATTTTTAGAATGAAAGAAAGGGAAAAAGAGCGAAACTCTACTCATAGAGTTTCGCTCTTACATATCTTCTTAATTAATTAAAATTCGTAGCCCACTTTGACAGTAAGACCATCGTAAGTGCCCGATATTCTAAAATATTCATTGTAATCCCAGCTAAGACATTGGCTTGCATAACCAACACCAATTGTTACATTCGAGAATTTTATTCCAGTAGTTCCGCTAAAATAAAAACCACCATCTAATCCCTTTTCCAATGATGCTCCATAGCCTGGCTTTAGGTCTATGTAAGGCTTAATCTTGCCTTGTACAGGTACTGTTACGTGTACATCAGCAAATACAGGCATTATGAAGTTTTCACTTTCTGTATAATAATTGAAGCCTAAACCACCACCAAGTCTGAAGTATTTATTTATATTGCCACCGATGGCACCAACTAATTCCAGTCTACCTGAATTGCCACTGCCGAATGTATAGCCACCTTCAATGTTTCCACGAAGTTGCTGTGCTGATACTGTAATACCAAATAAGACCGCTCCTGCTATTAAAAATAACTTTCTCATATATTCTTACTATATCTTTACAATTAGCTATACCTTAATATTTGGCCTTGTACAAGTGTTGTATATATACCTAAGTGATTCAGTTTACACAATTGTTCCTTGCTTATACCGTGCTGGCGTGCTATCGATTCGAGTGTTTCGCCTTCCGTTACCTTGTGGTAGAGTATTTGGTTACTGTTTGTTTGCTGTGCACCCGAATTGCGGCGAGCAGAGTAATCGGTATTCGGCATGCTGCTTTCATTAAACGAGTATCGGGTGCGCCCCTTTCCCTGAATATTCTCACGCGAATAGCCTGGACTTGCGTCTTTGCCACGAAGCGCTGTAGCACGAGCCGACTCGTTGTCCAAAGTTTGCTTGCGGAAAACGTAGAAATCGCCAGTTACGTCTTGGTGGGGAAAATCAAACAGAAGAGCCGGGTTGATGGCTACACCTGCCAAACGTGTTTCGAAGTGCAAGTGCGAACCTGTAGAACGCCCTGTGTTGCCACCGAGTGCGATAGGTTCACCGGCTCTAACAGTTTGGTTTGCATAGACAATTTGTTTTGAAAGATGCCCATAATAGGTTTCCAAGCCATTGTTGTGGCGAATGACTATATACTTTCCATAGCCTCTTGCATCGTATCCTACAATGCGAACCTTACCAGAGAATGCTGCGCGGATAGTATCACCGATATATACCTTAATATCGAGTCCTTTATGAGCACGTCCCCAACGACGGCCGTAGTTACTTGTAACCACCCTGCTTGGAGTAGGCATGTGGAAGCCACGCAAGTCTATTTTGTAGACATCAGGCAAATATCCTTGTGCGTGTGTTTTAGAGTTGCTCCAGTCGTTGTATAAAGATGCCGATGGACTTTCTACTTCTTCTGCTTCTTGTAAGCGATTTATAACCATCGTGTCTAATGATTTGGCACGGCGGTCTACGGGCGATTGGCGTGCTATTAAGTCTTGTGCGCAAACTGGCGTAACAACAAAACCTAACAAAGCCGATAAACCTAATGTTTTTACTATTCTTTTTAAAGTCATTATATTTTCTTTTCTGATTCGGTTATATTTCAAATGGATTAACCGTTTGAGTTTCCAAAATGTTGTTCTTAAGTAGTTGAACAATACAAAAGACCAGCTAAATCGATTAAGAACGTTGCAAAGATAGGTATTTTCTAACAAAGACATTACTGTCTTAACAGTTTTTATTGTATTGCGAGATGGCTGTTCCGTCCACTTTATATATTTGTATATTTATCTTCAACTCCTTTACTTAGGGAGTCGTAGGACATTTGTTGGTATATATTTACGAGATTGCTGCCCAGTTTATATTAGTATTTCTTAACTCTTTAAGTCTGTCCCAAAGCAAATTATATTCACTTTTCGAGCAAGTAGGGTCGTTGTCTATTATCTTCTTGGCTTCGTCGCGAGCCAATTGGACCAGCTGTCCGTCGCGAGCTATATCTGCTATTTTCAGGTC
Proteins encoded in this region:
- a CDS encoding M23 family metallopeptidase: MTLKRIVKTLGLSALLGFVVTPVCAQDLIARQSPVDRRAKSLDTMVINRLQEAEEVESPSASLYNDWSNSKTHAQGYLPDVYKIDLRGFHMPTPSRVVTSNYGRRWGRAHKGLDIKVYIGDTIRAAFSGKVRIVGYDARGYGKYIVIRHNNGLETYYGHLSKQIVYANQTVRAGEPIALGGNTGRSTGSHLHFETRLAGVAINPALLFDFPHQDVTGDFYVFRKQTLDNESARATALRGKDASPGYSRENIQGKGRTRYSFNESSMPNTDYSARRNSGAQQTNSNQILYHKVTEGETLESIARQHGISKEQLCKLNHLGIYTTLVQGQILRYS